The following coding sequences lie in one Rhodospirillaceae bacterium genomic window:
- a CDS encoding aminomethyl-transferring glycine dehydrogenase has translation MRYLPHTKRERELMMEKIGIKDINELFDKVPESALSTFAQTLPSHTGELEVTQHLQXLAKLNLAARDAPFFLGGGAYRHHIPATVDSLXQRGEFLTSYTPYQPEISQGTLQSIFEFQTQVALLTGMELANASMYDGSTACAEAVLMAGRVTKRNNVILSGGLHPFYCDVVETLAQFSQLNIEKSRPEAPTKGHHSTTALEXRINKETACVVVQYPDFFGLIRDFSQLGEHCKNAGALLIIVFNEPVALAALKSPGDMGADIVVGEGQSLGVGLNFGGPYVGLFATRTQYLRQTPGRIAGQTEDLDGKRGWVLTLNAREQHIRREKATSNICTNSGLCALAFSIHLSLLGEKGLSHLATLNHEAALSTADKLCKINGLEILNETYFNEFTVRLPTSAGLLVESLAQKKILAGVPIRRLYPSREDFDNLLLVNATELTSKSDIDLLTESISEELS, from the coding sequence ATGCGATACCTTCCTCACACCAAGCGGGAACGCGAACTTATGATGGAGAAAATAGGCATTAAAGATATTAACGAACTTTTTGATAAAGTTCCAGAATCTGCCTTGTCTACCTTCGCGCAAACCCTGCCCTCCCACACTGGGGAACTGGAGGTGACCCAGCACCTGCAAANGCTCGCAAAGCTTAACCTAGCCGCAAGAGACGCTCCTTTTTTCCTTGGTGGGGGAGCCTATCGGCATCACATTCCTGCAACAGTGGACTCACTCNTACAACGTGGCGAGTTTTTAACTTCCTACACACCGTACCAACCTGAGATTAGCCAAGGCACCTTGCAATCTATATTTGAATTTCAAACGCAGGTCGCACTCTTAACAGGCATGGAACTTGCGAATGCTTCCATGTATGACGGGTCTACTGCCTGCGCGGAAGCCGTTTTAATGGCTGGCCGTGTCACTAAACGAAACAACGTCATTCTTTCTGGCGGCCTTCATCCCTTTTACTGCGATGTAGTAGAAACATTGGCACAATTCTCCCAGCTCAACATTGAAAAGAGCCGACCTGAAGCACCTACCAAGGGCCATCATAGTACAACAGCATTGGAAAANCGGATAAATAAAGAAACAGCGTGTGTTGTAGTTCAATACCCCGACTTTTTTGGCTTGATTAGAGACTTTTCTCAACTGGGAGAACACTGTAAAAATGCCGGAGCACTCTTGATTATAGTGTTTAATGAACCGGTAGCATTAGCCGCCCTTAAAAGTCCGGGCGATATGGGGGCAGATATTGTTGTTGGGGAGGGCCAATCACTCGGTGTTGGACTAAACTTTGGGGGACCATATGTTGGGTTATTTGCAACTAGAACCCAATACTTAAGGCAAACTCCAGGACGCATAGCTGGCCAGACTGAGGACTTAGATGGCAAACGAGGTTGGGTACTGACGCTAAACGCCAGAGAACAACACATTCGGCGAGAAAAGGCCACCAGTAACATATGCACGAACTCGGGACTCTGCGCCCTCGCCTTCAGTATTCACCTTTCTCTTCTTGGGGAAAAAGGCCTATCCCATCTCGCCACTCTGAACCATGAGGCCGCCCTCTCAACGGCGGACAAATTATGCAAAATCAACGGCCTGGAAATACTAAATGAGACTTATTTTAATGAGTTCACGGTACGGCTACCAACATCTGCTGGACTATTAGTAGAATCTTTAGCCCAAAAGAAAATATTGGCTGGAGTACCGATTCGAAGACTCTACCCCAGCCGCGAAGACTTTGACAATCTGCTTCTAGTAAATGCCACTGAACTTACCAGCAAATCAGATATCGATCTGCTTACGGAGAGCATCTCGGAGGAGTTATCATGA
- the gcvH gene encoding glycine cleavage system protein H → MPKAKYTKDHEWVRLEEGSRETKQIGIVGITDFAQEQLGDIVYVELPEIGTIVQKGGEAATIESVKAASEFFSPISGKVININNAIIDDPGLINSDPREVGWFFSLELTDASELESLMDETAYENFVNSLS, encoded by the coding sequence ATGCCAAAAGCCAAATATACCAAGGACCATGAATGGGTGCGGTTAGAAGAAGGAAGCAGGGAGACCAAACAAATAGGAATCGTTGGAATAACGGATTTTGCACAAGAGCAACTTGGGGACATTGTTTATGTTGAGTTGCCAGAAATAGGCACAATCGTCCAAAAAGGAGGCGAAGCCGCCACAATAGAGTCTGTTAAAGCTGCAAGCGAATTTTTTTCTCCGATCAGTGGCAAAGTTATCAATATTAACAACGCTATCATAGATGATCCTGGGCTAATCAACAGTGATCCTCGAGAGGTAGGTTGGTTCTTTTCGCTAGAACTTACAGACGCCTCTGAGCTCGAAAGTTTAATGGACGAGACAGCATATGAGAACTTTGTGAACTCACTAAGTTAA
- the gcvT gene encoding glycine cleavage system protein T — protein sequence MTQDPSDKPPLLQSPLSEFHLSLGAKMTPFGGFLMPLNYPGGILAEHKHCRAKASLFDVSHMGQFTLTSPLGFEHLAAELETLVPGNLIGLKPGQLCYTMFTNRQGGIIDDLIIARTPDNFLIVGNANNRDKDLGTLREGLSQHIDIKQEERGLIALQGPDSSRVLLRYSTRPVDLSFLEGMQSTICGQSCWVSRSGYTGEDGYEIAAAPDSIQHIARILSLDEQVAMAGLGARDTLRLEAGLSLCGQDLTENTTPVEAGLSWTINHRRRDEANFSGAEVILKQLREKPPRSRIALTITNKAIARTGAPIKNNSGEKCGEITSGNFSPTTNNSIAIGYVERKRLGSKENPRVTIRGKDIEAIPVSLPFVPHRYYRK from the coding sequence TTGACCCAAGATCCCTCTGATAAACCCCCTTTACTTCAGTCNCCGCTGTCAGAATTTCATTTGTCACTAGGTGCGAAGATGACCCCGTTCGGGGGATTTCTCATGCCCCTAAATTATCCCGGAGGCATCCTCGCAGAGCACAAACATTGTAGAGCAAAAGCTTCCCTGTTCGATGTTTCCCACATGGGCCAGTTTACCCTTACAAGTCCATTAGGATTCGAGCACTTGGCAGCAGAACTCGAAACTCTTGTTCCGGGTAACCTTATTGGACTAAAGCCAGGACAACTATGCTACACGATGTTCACTAATAGACAGGGAGGAATAATCGATGATCTGATAATTGCACGCACACCCGATAATTTTCTCATTGTTGGGAATGCCAACAATCGAGACAAAGACCTCGGCACTCTGCGCGAAGGCCTATCCCAACACATTGACATAAAACAAGAAGAACGCGGCCTAATTGCCCTTCAAGGGCCGGATTCATCGAGGGTTCTATTACGTTACAGCACTCGGCCTGTGGATTTATCATTTTTGGAAGGAATGCAATCAACCATCTGCGGGCAATCCTGTTGGGTATCTCGCTCTGGATATACGGGCGAAGATGGTTACGAGATAGCAGCCGCCCCGGATTCCATACAGCATATCGCAAGAATACTTTCTCTAGACGAACAAGTTGCAATGGCTGGGCTGGGAGCCAGAGATACTCTTAGATTGGAAGCAGGACTGAGTTTGTGTGGACAAGATTTAACTGAAAATACCACACCTGTTGAGGCGGGACTGTCCTGGACCATAAATCACCGACGACGAGACGAAGCGAATTTCTCTGGAGCGGAAGTGATCTTAAAACAGCTGCGTGAAAAACCCCCACGAAGCAGGATTGCCCTCACTATAACAAACAAGGCTATAGCCAGAACGGGCGCACCCATAAAAAATAACTCCGGTGAGAAATGTGGAGAGATTACAAGCGGTAATTTCAGCCCAACCACCAACAACTCCATAGCCATTGGTTACGTTGAACGTAAGCGTCTAGGCTCAAAGGAAAATCCTAGGGTCACAATACGTGGCAAAGATATAGAGGCAATACCAGTTTCATTACCATTTGTGCCCCACCGCTATTATAGAAAATAG
- a CDS encoding homoserine kinase, which yields MAVYTKINDQELQAFLSQYQLGECLEVSEIPEGVENSNYRLRTERGRFILTIFERRVAHSDLPFFMDLMGFLSGEGICCPVPIVAKDGQALVQLHGKPAAVLSHLPGTSISEPTLRHCGLVGSMLANVHNASLNFSGGRSNSLXXKDWPNLLXQIGAEGDLVSPGITADLEDEIQYLSGHWPEXLPQGVIHGDLFPDNVLFFDGKISGVIDFYFSCRDFLVYDLSVCLNAWGFDVNGGFDRQRSESLIRGYCSRRVLTSTEFEFLPILCRGSALRFLLTRLYDQINAPVTMIGMTKDPLEYYRKLLFHRNVASASDYGSPQKNG from the coding sequence GTGGCAGTTTATACAAAGATAAATGACCAGGAGTTGCAAGCCTTTCTTTCCCAATATCAATTGGGGGAGTGCTTGGAGGTATCGGAAATCCCTGAGGGGGTTGAAAATTCTAATTATCGTTTACGGACAGAGAGGGGCCGTTTCATTCTGACAATTTTTGAGCGTCGTGTTGCTCATAGTGACCTGCCCTTCTTCATGGATTTAATGGGGTTTTTATCTGGAGAGGGAATATGCTGTCCTGTGCCTATAGTAGCTAAGGATGGTCAAGCCCTTGTTCAACTGCATGGGAAGCCAGCAGCTGTGCTAAGCCATTTGCCGGGAACTAGTATTTCTGAGCCGACCCTCAGGCATTGCGGTTTAGTTGGATCTATGCTTGCTAACGTGCATAATGCGAGCTTAAACTTCTCCGGAGGGCGTTCTAATAGCCTGNCGTTNAAAGATTGGCCGAATTTATTGANGCAAATCGGTGCGGAAGGGGATCTGGTGTCTCCTGGTATTACGGCAGACTTAGAAGATGAAATTCAATATCTTTCTGGGCACTGGCCTGAANATCTTCCGCAGGGCGTCATTCACGGTGACTTATTTCCCGATAATGTCCTGTTTTTCGACGGGAAAATATCTGGTGTGATTGATTTTTATTTCTCTTGTCGAGACTTTTTGGTCTACGACCTTAGTGTCTGTCTTAATGCGTGGGGATTTGATGTTAATGGAGGGTTCGATAGGCAACGTTCAGAATCACTAATAAGGGGTTATTGTAGTAGGCGAGTTTTGACCAGCACCGAGTTTGAGTTTTTGCCAATTCTTTGCCGAGGGTCGGCGCTACGGTTTTTGTTGACCAGGCTTTACGATCAGATCAACGCGCCTGTGACGATGATTGGCATGACAAAAGATCCTTTGGAGTATTATAGAAAACTACTCTTCCACCGCAATGTTGCCAGCGCCTCTGACTACGGATCCCCCCAAAAAAATGGCTAA
- a CDS encoding ribonuclease HI, with amino-acid sequence MAKTSIVRIFTDGACAGNPGPGGWGALLSFAGVEKEIFGGESGSTNNRMELLAAIKALEALTRPSKVRLSTDSNYLKDGITKWIHNWKTNGWRTAGKKPVKNVDLWKRLLEAAGPXEIEWEWVKGHSGHPGNERADALARQGIEEGVE; translated from the coding sequence ATGGCTAAAACTTCCATAGTGAGAATCTTTACAGATGGAGCATGTGCAGGGAATCCAGGCCCCGGGGGGTGGGGCGCTTTGTTGAGTTTTGCAGGTGTGGAGAAGGAAATATTCGGCGGGGAAAGTGGTAGCACTAACAACAGGATGGAATTGTTGGCAGCTATAAAGGCTCTTGAGGCGCTGACGCGGCCAAGCAAAGTAAGGTTATCGACCGATTCTAATTATCTGAAGGATGGTATTACCAAATGGATTCACAATTGGAAGACTAATGGCTGGCGTACGGCAGGGAAAAAGCCAGTCAAGAATGTTGATCTTTGGAAACGCTTGCTCGAGGCTGCTGGACCCNATGAAATCGAGTGGGAATGGGTCAAGGGTCACTCTGGACATCCGGGGAATGAACGAGCGGATGCATTAGCTCGCCAGGGCATCGAGGAAGGCGTCGAGTAA
- a CDS encoding peroxiredoxin has translation MXIKVGEKIPSVTLKYLGVDGMEDIDTEKLLSGKKTVLFAVPGAFTPTCSAKHVPGFLAHASEIKAKGVDQIICLSVNDAFVMDAWGKDRGATQDIMMLGDGNGDLTRLLDLTMDGSGFGLGTRSQRYAMIIEDGKVTTLEVEEGPGLNNSSAEHILTKL, from the coding sequence ATGNCCATCAAAGTCGGAGAAAAAATTCCTTCAGTTACTCTAAAATATTTAGGAGTTGATGGAATGGAAGACATTGACACAGAAAAACTTTTGAGTGGAAAAAAGACTGTCTTATTTGCCGTGCCAGGCGCATTCACGCCAACCTGCTCTGCGAAGCACGTTCCCGGATTTCTCGCTCATGCCTCTGAGATCAAGGCAAAAGGAGTCGATCAGATCATCTGTTTATCAGTTAATGATGCATTCGTCATGGATGCATGGGGAAAGGATCGCGGCGCCACTCAAGACATTATGATGCTTGGCGATGGCAATGGCGACTTAACTCGCCTGCTCGACCTTACAATGGACGGCTCCGGCTTTGGCCTCGGCACGCGATCCCAGAGATACGCCATGATAATAGAGGATGGGAAGGTTACAACTCTAGAAGTAGAAGAAGGTCCCGGCCTTAATAATTCCAGTGCGGAGCACATCCTTACTAAACTATAG